The Kordia sp. SMS9 genome window below encodes:
- a CDS encoding carboxypeptidase regulatory-like domain-containing protein, giving the protein MKKLIFLFGLLSVWFVSGQNSITGIVLDANTDDAIQNVLVSVAGNNNKEVVTDASGAFKLTDVAAGKVDIVFTKDGYSVLRMPVTVTDGQTLDLGTILLKKFIQEDVTLLALTDDELNDDSTAADNISGLLQSSRDVFLRTAAFEFGATFFRVRGLDSENGTVLINGIEMNKAFNGRPQWSNWGGLNDVVRNQELTNGLTASDYTFGGILGTTNINTRASQYREGGRVTYSSSDRSYTNRIIATYSSGLLESGWAYTISAGRRWGDEGFNDGTFYDANSLFLSVEKQINDNHSLNFTGIYAPNRRGLSSANTQEVFDLKGIRYNEFWGYQDGEKRNSRVRRVIEPILMLNHYWDIAENTTLNTNIAYQFGEQGRSRLDFGGTDIDPGSGFPIGNAANPSPTYYQNLPSYFTRNFPDNPLLAFQAQEAFVNDGQLDWNALYIANQNNLVNGGNAVNIVYEDRADDRQFTANTILNTAINDNITFNANVNFTSLVSENFAEITDLLGGTGYLDVDPFASDLDVDPGAVQNDLNNPNRVVTEGDRFRYNFEIRSNTIGGFAQAQFKYKKVDFFVGASVKNTTYQREGLYRNGGFPTNSLGKSEKLSFTGFGAKGGLTYKLTGRHLFDFNAGYVTRAPSIRNTFSNSRENNNIVPDITEEKITSFDASYIYRSPIVKARLTGYYTKMEDANEISFFFADGIGGDNQAFVQEILQGVDRQHIGGELGLEAQITSTIKLKGVASLGQFTFANNPNLFVTTEDNQDARAAGFVDGKLDFGQVELKDYRIAGGPQRAFSVGFEYRDPDYWWFGATSNFFSNAYIDVSPLQRSSNFYTDFDGQVFNDYDPELARELLQQEQFDDYMLVNLVGGKSWKLGDYYVGFFASINNVFDKEYRTGGFEQGRNANFRELRDDSALPTRVFGNRYWYGRGRTYFLNLYFRF; this is encoded by the coding sequence ATGAAAAAACTTATTTTTTTATTTGGGTTGCTATCAGTTTGGTTTGTCAGTGGACAAAATTCAATTACGGGAATCGTACTTGATGCCAATACCGATGATGCAATTCAAAATGTTTTAGTTTCAGTTGCGGGGAATAACAACAAAGAGGTTGTTACTGATGCATCAGGAGCTTTTAAGTTAACAGATGTTGCGGCAGGCAAAGTGGATATCGTATTTACCAAAGACGGATATTCAGTTTTGAGAATGCCCGTAACGGTTACCGACGGTCAAACACTTGACTTAGGTACAATCTTGTTAAAGAAATTCATCCAAGAAGATGTTACCCTTTTAGCATTGACAGATGATGAATTGAATGATGATTCAACGGCAGCAGACAACATCTCAGGATTATTACAATCGTCAAGAGATGTCTTCTTACGTACTGCGGCTTTTGAGTTCGGAGCAACTTTCTTCAGAGTAAGAGGTTTAGACTCGGAAAATGGAACTGTACTTATCAATGGTATTGAAATGAACAAAGCGTTCAACGGAAGACCACAGTGGAGTAATTGGGGAGGATTGAATGATGTTGTAAGAAATCAAGAACTTACAAATGGTTTAACCGCTTCTGATTACACATTTGGAGGAATTTTAGGAACGACAAACATCAACACAAGAGCTTCTCAATACAGAGAAGGTGGTAGGGTAACCTATTCATCTTCAGATAGAAGTTATACCAATAGAATTATAGCAACCTATTCTTCTGGTTTACTCGAAAGTGGATGGGCGTATACAATTTCAGCAGGAAGAAGATGGGGAGATGAAGGTTTTAACGACGGTACTTTCTACGATGCAAATTCTTTATTCCTTTCCGTTGAAAAACAAATAAACGACAACCACAGTCTTAACTTTACAGGAATCTATGCGCCAAATAGAAGAGGTTTATCTTCTGCAAATACACAAGAAGTATTTGACTTAAAAGGAATTCGTTACAACGAATTTTGGGGATACCAGGATGGAGAAAAGCGTAATTCAAGAGTACGTAGAGTTATTGAGCCAATTTTGATGTTAAATCACTATTGGGACATTGCAGAAAATACAACGTTAAATACAAACATAGCATACCAATTTGGTGAGCAAGGTAGAAGTCGTTTAGACTTTGGAGGAACGGATATTGATCCAGGAAGTGGTTTCCCAATTGGAAACGCTGCAAATCCAAGTCCTACGTACTACCAAAATTTACCAAGTTACTTTACAAGAAACTTCCCCGACAATCCATTGTTAGCTTTTCAAGCGCAAGAAGCGTTTGTAAATGACGGACAACTTGATTGGAATGCCTTGTACATTGCCAACCAAAATAACTTGGTAAATGGTGGAAACGCCGTTAATATTGTATACGAAGACAGAGCAGATGACAGACAATTTACGGCAAATACAATCTTAAATACAGCCATTAACGACAATATTACATTTAATGCAAATGTGAACTTTACTTCCTTAGTTTCTGAAAACTTTGCGGAAATAACAGATTTATTAGGAGGAACAGGATATTTAGATGTAGATCCTTTTGCAAGTGATTTAGATGTAGATCCTGGAGCGGTACAAAACGATTTAAACAATCCTAATAGAGTTGTGACAGAAGGCGATCGTTTCCGTTACAATTTTGAAATTCGTTCCAATACGATTGGAGGTTTTGCGCAAGCACAATTTAAATACAAAAAAGTAGATTTCTTTGTAGGTGCTAGTGTAAAAAACACAACTTATCAACGTGAAGGATTGTATAGAAATGGTGGTTTCCCAACAAATTCACTTGGGAAAAGTGAAAAACTATCATTTACTGGTTTTGGAGCCAAAGGTGGATTGACCTATAAATTAACAGGGCGTCACTTATTTGATTTCAATGCTGGATATGTAACCAGAGCACCATCTATTCGTAACACATTCTCAAACTCAAGAGAAAACAACAATATCGTACCAGACATTACGGAAGAAAAAATTACATCATTTGATGCAAGTTACATCTACCGTTCACCAATCGTGAAAGCGAGATTAACTGGGTATTATACAAAAATGGAAGATGCAAACGAAATCTCTTTCTTCTTTGCCGACGGTATTGGAGGAGACAATCAAGCGTTTGTACAAGAAATTTTACAAGGTGTAGACAGACAGCATATTGGTGGAGAGTTAGGTCTTGAAGCACAAATTACATCAACCATCAAATTAAAAGGTGTAGCGTCTTTAGGTCAATTTACATTTGCCAACAATCCAAACTTATTTGTAACTACAGAAGACAATCAAGATGCAAGAGCTGCTGGTTTTGTGGATGGAAAGCTAGACTTTGGTCAAGTAGAATTAAAAGATTATAGAATTGCTGGAGGACCACAAAGAGCGTTCTCGGTAGGATTTGAATATAGAGATCCAGATTACTGGTGGTTTGGAGCTACAAGTAACTTTTTCTCAAATGCATACATCGACGTAAGTCCATTGCAAAGAAGTAGTAACTTCTACACTGACTTTGATGGACAAGTATTTAATGATTACGATCCAGAATTGGCACGTGAATTATTACAACAAGAACAATTTGACGATTACATGTTGGTAAACTTAGTGGGTGGAAAATCATGGAAACTAGGTGACTATTATGTTGGTTTCTTTGCAAGTATCAACAACGTATTTGACAAAGAGTACAGAACTGGAGGTTTTGAGCAAGGAAGAAATGCTAACTTCAGAGAATTAAGAGATGATTCTGCATTGCCAACTAGAGTATTTGGTAACAGATACTGGTATGGTAGAGGAAGAACCTATTTCTTAAACTTATATTTTAGATTCTAA